One part of the Dyadobacter sp. 676 genome encodes these proteins:
- a CDS encoding transposase, giving the protein MKERMALIDNGHPLSIRRQAQILSVNRSQLYYPLAGEKSADAEENLALMEVMDKIFLSDPTLGVLGMQDELAEKGMNYNVKRIRSLLRKMTIEPIYRHGPPRQT; this is encoded by the coding sequence ATGAAGGAGCGCATGGCATTGATAGACAATGGTCATCCGTTGAGTATTCGACGGCAAGCCCAGATTCTTAGTGTCAACCGCAGTCAGTTGTATTATCCGCTTGCTGGTGAAAAATCGGCCGACGCGGAAGAGAATTTGGCACTGATGGAAGTAATGGACAAAATATTCTTGTCCGATCCCACTTTGGGCGTGCTTGGTATGCAAGACGAGCTGGCAGAAAAAGGGATGAATTATAATGTCAAACGCATTCGGAGTCTGCTACGGAAAATGACCATTGAGCCGATTTATCGGCATGGGCCGCCCCGCCAAACGTAA
- a CDS encoding transposase: protein MKQNRRKFTAKFKAMVAVEALKERKSLSELATRFEQGRLAIHPTQVSAWKREFLERAEKAFGDEPSKDEESVDIDNLFKQIGQLQVENDFLKKA, encoded by the coding sequence ATGAAACAAAACCGGAGGAAATTCACAGCAAAATTCAAGGCAATGGTGGCTGTTGAAGCCTTGAAAGAACGAAAGTCGTTGAGCGAATTGGCGACCAGATTTGAGCAGGGTCGCCTGGCGATTCATCCAACCCAGGTATCTGCCTGGAAACGGGAATTTTTGGAGCGAGCGGAAAAAGCTTTCGGAGATGAGCCGTCCAAAGACGAGGAATCAGTTGACATTGACAACCTCTTTAAGCAGATCGGCCAATTGCAGGTGGAGAACGACTTTTTAAAAAAAGCTTGA